In Alkalihalobacterium alkalinitrilicum, a genomic segment contains:
- the mscL gene encoding large conductance mechanosensitive channel protein MscL, with protein MFTEFKEFAMRGNVIDMSVGVIIGTTFATIVQSFVDDILMPPFGLFIGKVDFSNLYINLSSSEYSTLAEARDAGVPTLNYGIFFNHAIHFFIVAFVLFLFVRQVNRLRRPEGDPLEHMKQKMCSYCYSNIPFKATRCPNCTSALIETEEKDRQKKATKITIKKRTG; from the coding sequence ATTTTCACTGAATTTAAAGAGTTTGCGATGCGTGGCAATGTGATAGATATGAGCGTAGGTGTAATTATTGGCACCACGTTTGCTACAATTGTCCAATCGTTTGTTGATGACATCTTAATGCCGCCATTCGGGTTATTCATTGGTAAAGTTGATTTTTCTAACCTTTATATTAACCTTTCATCTAGCGAATACAGTACGTTAGCCGAAGCTAGAGATGCAGGTGTACCGACGCTAAACTATGGCATTTTTTTTAATCATGCCATTCATTTTTTCATTGTTGCATTTGTTCTATTTTTATTTGTTCGCCAAGTAAATCGACTAAGACGTCCTGAAGGTGATCCACTAGAACATATGAAACAAAAAATGTGCTCTTATTGTTACTCGAATATCCCTTTTAAAGCAACAAGATGTCCGAATTGCACTTCAGCGCTTATTGAAACTGAAGAAAAAGATCGTCAGAAAAAAGCAACAAAAATTACGATAAAAAAAAGAACGGGTTAA
- a CDS encoding GNAT family N-acetyltransferase: protein MKVTVVENKEQLKDAYSVRTTVFVEEQKVPEEEEIDQFEEDAIHFVVYDDSKPIGAGRLRVVDGYGKVERICILNEYRKKRIGKLLMDKIESVGQSEGLTKFKLNAQIQAEPFYKSLGYETVSGEFLDAGIPHVTMTKAE, encoded by the coding sequence TTGAAAGTTACTGTCGTTGAAAACAAAGAACAATTAAAAGACGCGTACTCTGTACGAACTACAGTATTTGTGGAGGAACAAAAAGTACCTGAAGAAGAAGAAATCGATCAATTTGAAGAAGACGCTATACACTTTGTAGTGTACGACGATAGTAAGCCTATTGGTGCTGGAAGATTAAGAGTTGTCGATGGTTACGGCAAAGTAGAGCGTATATGCATTTTAAATGAATATCGAAAAAAAAGGATCGGTAAACTATTAATGGATAAAATTGAAAGTGTCGGTCAAAGCGAAGGACTGACAAAATTTAAACTAAATGCACAAATCCAAGCCGAACCATTTTATAAATCACTCGGATACGAAACTGTTTCTGGTGAGTTTCTTGATGCTGGAATACCCCATGTTACGATGACAAAAGCAGAGTAA
- a CDS encoding ATP-binding protein — MGNSWSYESMLLKNSEYTNKYKWLIDNSLDMISIHTSDGRYRYVSPSFTETLGYTSIDLLHKFPIDFIHEDELEVAMKNHEQLLLGKETIETTFRHQRKHGEYIWLEAKIKAIRNDEGEVLEILAFTRVIEDKVRYEHQLLEAKQELHNIISNQQGLIFKILRKESAYIYSVFAGELVQLIGRKPEDIVGKSPYEIFTKEMADYLVNQYDLSWGNKEKVTFEYTTNNNYNLLVKIKPIVKHGEVTELIGSCVDITTLKEAEQQLIQSEKLSVMGELSAGIAHEIRNPLTAIKGFLQIMKMEQHNKYIDIMESEVNRIELITSEFMVLSKPSVEKYKKLQIYSVIDDVLFLVEAEAFKKRITIERTITEELFIEGEEYQIKQVLLNMMKNAIESMSQAGVIHVTAFQENDKVCISITDQGCGIQEEKTVHLGKPFYTTKEKGNGLGLMICYKIVKEHGGTISVDSKLNEGTTFTIELPIVHNGS, encoded by the coding sequence ATGGGAAATTCATGGAGCTATGAATCTATGCTACTAAAAAATTCAGAATATACAAATAAGTATAAGTGGTTAATCGATAACTCTCTAGATATGATATCTATTCATACATCTGATGGTAGATATCGCTATGTTTCACCCTCATTTACTGAAACTCTAGGTTATACGAGTATTGATTTGCTACATAAATTTCCTATTGATTTTATTCATGAAGACGAACTAGAAGTCGCTATGAAAAATCATGAACAATTATTATTAGGAAAGGAAACGATTGAAACGACGTTTAGACATCAGCGAAAACATGGCGAGTATATTTGGTTAGAAGCTAAAATTAAAGCTATTCGAAATGATGAAGGAGAAGTTTTAGAGATATTGGCTTTTACAAGGGTAATAGAAGATAAAGTGAGATATGAACATCAACTATTAGAAGCTAAGCAGGAACTTCATAATATTATTTCAAATCAACAAGGGCTAATTTTTAAGATCTTAAGAAAAGAAAGCGCATACATTTATTCTGTATTTGCTGGTGAATTAGTTCAGTTAATAGGGAGAAAGCCTGAGGATATAGTTGGAAAATCGCCATATGAAATATTTACAAAAGAAATGGCGGATTATTTAGTAAATCAATATGATTTATCGTGGGGAAATAAAGAGAAAGTAACTTTTGAGTATACCACAAATAACAATTACAATTTATTAGTAAAAATTAAGCCAATTGTTAAACACGGGGAAGTGACTGAATTAATAGGTTCATGTGTAGATATTACGACATTAAAAGAAGCGGAACAACAACTTATTCAATCCGAAAAACTCTCTGTTATGGGTGAGTTATCAGCAGGTATTGCCCATGAGATAAGAAATCCATTAACTGCTATCAAAGGATTCTTACAAATTATGAAAATGGAACAGCACAACAAATACATTGACATTATGGAATCTGAAGTAAACCGAATAGAGTTAATCACAAGTGAATTTATGGTGTTGTCAAAACCGAGTGTGGAAAAGTATAAAAAACTTCAAATTTATTCCGTTATCGATGATGTGTTATTTTTGGTCGAAGCGGAAGCTTTTAAGAAAAGAATTACGATTGAACGGACGATTACTGAAGAGTTATTCATAGAAGGTGAAGAATACCAAATTAAACAGGTCCTCCTCAACATGATGAAAAATGCAATTGAGTCGATGAGTCAAGCAGGGGTTATTCATGTTACCGCGTTCCAAGAAAACGATAAAGTATGTATCAGCATAACGGATCAAGGGTGTGGCATACAAGAAGAAAAAACGGTTCATTTAGGAAAACCTTTTTATACGACTAAAGAAAAGGGAAATGGCCTTGGATTAATGATTTGTTACAAAATCGTTAAAGAACATGGAGGTACAATTAGCGTCGATAGTAAGCTAAATGAAGGTACGACGTTTACGATAGAACTCCCGATAGTTCACAATGGTTCATAA
- a CDS encoding YjcG family protein: MKYGIAIFPSKALQDEANSYRKRYDSHYSLIPPHITLKNPFEIEGEKLQLITNYIRTVTTSISPFTIHIYKIDSFYPNTNKIFFKIRSNSSLEKLHQLLHQDILHEEQSQKYTPHVTIGQDLTNQEHFDVLGQLKMYTVNYEETIDRIQLLYQLENGSWSVHETFHLGKDC, translated from the coding sequence ATGAAATATGGGATTGCAATATTTCCATCTAAGGCCTTACAAGACGAAGCAAATTCGTATCGAAAGCGATATGACTCGCATTATTCATTAATCCCTCCACATATAACGCTAAAAAATCCATTTGAGATCGAAGGAGAAAAACTCCAGCTTATAACAAACTATATTCGAACTGTGACTACATCGATTTCGCCTTTTACCATTCATATTTATAAAATTGACTCGTTCTATCCAAACACGAATAAGATCTTCTTTAAAATCCGTTCAAATTCGTCATTAGAAAAGCTGCATCAATTATTACATCAAGATATTCTTCATGAGGAACAATCTCAGAAATATACTCCTCACGTCACGATTGGGCAAGATTTAACGAATCAAGAGCATTTTGATGTACTAGGACAATTAAAAATGTATACGGTTAATTATGAAGAAACCATTGACCGAATACAGCTTCTATACCAATTAGAAAATGGATCTTGGTCTGTACATGAAACATTTCATTTAGGAAAGGATTGTTAA
- a CDS encoding alpha/beta hydrolase: MKRLYGTIREEQIYSKYLKKEMPILIYLPPNYSPLYSYHLLIAQDGRDYFQLGRIARQAEEMISNNEIEDVIIIGIPYDNVKNRREMYHPKGQLFNSYLRFLAEELVPYAEDHFQTFSLAAGRTLIGDSLGGTVSLLAAMHYPNTFGQVILQSPYINQSILDQMSTFDNQHLKIYHVIGNEETNVETTNGVRKDFLTPNRDLNQLIENRGMTYHYHEFEGDHRWTFWQPDIKSALHYMLTK; this comes from the coding sequence ATGAAGCGACTATATGGAACAATTAGAGAAGAACAAATATACAGCAAATATTTAAAGAAAGAAATGCCCATCCTTATTTACTTACCACCAAATTACTCCCCTTTATACAGTTATCATTTGCTCATTGCTCAAGATGGAAGAGATTACTTTCAGCTTGGTCGAATAGCTCGGCAAGCCGAAGAAATGATTTCAAATAATGAAATTGAGGACGTTATCATTATTGGTATTCCTTATGATAATGTGAAAAATCGTAGGGAAATGTATCATCCAAAAGGTCAACTCTTTAATTCGTATCTTCGCTTCCTCGCTGAAGAACTTGTGCCATATGCAGAAGACCATTTTCAAACGTTTTCCCTCGCAGCAGGACGAACACTTATTGGCGATTCATTAGGAGGAACGGTTTCTTTATTAGCAGCCATGCATTATCCAAACACATTTGGTCAAGTCATATTGCAGTCTCCATACATCAATCAAAGCATTCTCGATCAGATGTCTACATTCGACAATCAACACCTTAAGATTTATCATGTAATAGGAAATGAAGAAACGAATGTAGAGACAACGAACGGTGTACGAAAAGACTTTCTAACGCCTAACCGGGACTTGAACCAGTTAATAGAAAATAGGGGAATGACGTATCATTATCATGAATTTGAAGGGGACCATCGCTGGACCTTTTGGCAACCAGATATTAAAAGTGCACTGCATTATATGTTAACAAAATAA
- a CDS encoding ATP-dependent helicase, translated as MEVAYWNERLVQLTKVEPSQYQQLYRDSKRGKVTCAHCREIIAFSVSIEQPPLFVHPHDDTVCQKAVQSLLEHEDQMKSVVNKTTVGFRLPERRSITNVATNSRSKIQWKKPEIVCRISSFEEQRDDQQIISDPYYDKLAKRGFMLDHYQWEAVKSTDGPLLILAGAGSGKTRVLTARAAYMMTEKQIPANRLLLVTFTAKAAREMKERMLQYPNLHPKDTRQLLVGTFHSIFYKILLHHDPNRWHQERLLKWEWQKEKIAKQIGRDLGLEEKEFAYDQALTQIGWWKNNLIVPEKVIPKDLFEERTLHIYKQYESIKANEQLFDFDDMLIGCYQFLAENSSLLEKYQERFSYISVDEFQDINLVQYKMVRMLAEPQNNLCVVGDDDQSIYSFRGSNPEYILNFKTDFATTKTVILAKNYRSVHSIVSAASHVISKNKHRYDKKLSALTNSSFMPLIFFPYDEELEATMIVEDMKKRISQGAKPSDFAILYRTNVSTRALFERLVHTSLPFIVEQEGDSFYQRKTVKKILAYMKLSINPNDTEAMGDLIGALFLKQEVLRDLKALSIIEDCSLVEALTKLTKLAPFQLKKLKTIVPLFTKIATLKPVEAIDFIEKEMGLTDYLKKQGNEGNTMDKGSDDVRDLRVAAQSHTSVIEFLDYVDHIIHKHKEIVANKNRVTGEAIQLMTIHRSKGLEFNHVYVIGVVDGGIPHDYALDAWRDGDDEPIEEERRLMYVAMTRAKEALYISVPSMRRGKKAVRSRFLR; from the coding sequence GTGGAAGTCGCATATTGGAATGAACGTCTTGTTCAATTAACAAAAGTCGAACCTAGTCAGTACCAACAGCTTTACCGAGATAGTAAACGCGGAAAAGTCACTTGTGCACACTGTCGAGAAATCATAGCCTTTTCAGTTAGTATCGAACAACCTCCTCTTTTTGTTCACCCTCATGATGATACCGTTTGTCAAAAAGCGGTTCAGTCTCTTTTAGAACATGAGGACCAAATGAAATCGGTAGTAAATAAAACAACGGTTGGATTTCGGCTACCTGAAAGGCGCTCAATTACTAATGTTGCTACTAACTCACGATCTAAAATACAATGGAAAAAACCAGAAATCGTTTGCCGTATTTCATCTTTTGAGGAACAACGAGATGATCAACAAATCATTTCTGATCCTTATTATGATAAATTAGCTAAGCGAGGTTTTATGCTCGATCATTATCAATGGGAAGCCGTCAAATCTACCGATGGTCCTTTATTGATATTAGCTGGTGCTGGAAGTGGAAAAACAAGAGTGCTAACAGCACGGGCTGCTTATATGATGACCGAAAAACAGATACCAGCTAACCGCTTACTGTTAGTTACATTTACTGCTAAGGCAGCACGAGAAATGAAAGAACGGATGTTACAATATCCAAACCTTCATCCAAAGGACACAAGACAGCTTTTAGTAGGAACTTTCCACAGTATCTTTTACAAAATACTTTTGCACCATGATCCAAATCGGTGGCATCAAGAACGATTACTCAAATGGGAATGGCAAAAGGAAAAAATCGCCAAACAAATAGGCAGAGATTTAGGACTTGAGGAAAAAGAGTTCGCTTACGATCAGGCACTTACTCAAATCGGCTGGTGGAAAAATAATTTAATAGTTCCTGAAAAAGTCATACCGAAAGATCTGTTTGAAGAACGAACATTACATATATACAAGCAATATGAGTCAATCAAAGCAAACGAACAATTATTTGATTTTGATGATATGTTGATCGGCTGTTATCAGTTTCTAGCCGAGAACAGTAGTTTACTAGAAAAGTATCAAGAGCGGTTTTCCTATATTTCTGTAGATGAATTTCAAGACATTAACCTTGTTCAATATAAAATGGTTAGAATGTTGGCTGAGCCTCAAAATAATTTATGTGTTGTTGGTGATGACGATCAATCGATCTACTCGTTTAGAGGAAGTAACCCAGAGTATATTTTAAATTTCAAGACGGATTTCGCTACAACAAAAACCGTTATCCTTGCCAAAAATTATCGTTCGGTTCATTCGATCGTCAGTGCGGCAAGCCATGTTATATCAAAGAACAAGCACCGTTACGACAAAAAGCTCTCAGCCTTAACAAACAGTTCCTTCATGCCACTCATTTTTTTCCCGTATGATGAAGAACTTGAAGCTACGATGATTGTCGAAGATATGAAAAAAAGAATTTCCCAAGGCGCCAAACCTTCTGATTTTGCAATTCTTTATCGTACGAATGTTTCGACCCGTGCCTTGTTTGAACGTCTCGTTCATACGAGCTTGCCTTTCATCGTTGAACAAGAAGGCGATTCATTTTATCAACGAAAGACCGTTAAAAAGATTTTAGCGTATATGAAATTATCGATAAATCCAAATGATACCGAAGCGATGGGTGACCTTATCGGAGCATTATTTTTAAAACAAGAGGTGCTACGGGATTTAAAGGCACTAAGTATTATTGAAGATTGTTCATTAGTAGAAGCTTTGACTAAATTAACAAAGCTTGCACCTTTCCAGTTAAAAAAACTAAAGACGATTGTCCCCTTGTTTACGAAAATAGCCACATTAAAACCAGTAGAAGCCATCGACTTCATTGAAAAAGAGATGGGTTTAACTGATTACTTGAAAAAGCAAGGGAATGAAGGAAATACGATGGATAAAGGGTCTGATGACGTTAGAGATTTACGAGTTGCTGCTCAATCACATACGTCCGTTATCGAATTTCTTGATTATGTTGACCATATCATTCACAAACATAAAGAAATTGTTGCAAATAAGAATAGGGTAACAGGAGAAGCAATCCAATTAATGACGATCCACCGCTCTAAAGGCCTTGAATTTAACCACGTTTATGTTATTGGCGTAGTCGATGGTGGAATTCCACACGACTACGCTCTTGATGCATGGCGTGATGGTGACGATGAACCGATTGAAGAAGAACGAAGGCTGATGTATGTAGCAATGACCCGTGCCAAAGAAGCACTTTATATATCGGTACCATCCATGCGCCGCGGTAAAAAAGCGGTTCGGTCACGGTTTTTAAGATAA
- the cysQ gene encoding 3'(2'),5'-bisphosphate nucleotidase CysQ, whose protein sequence is MVGNIKLHEIINIAIKAGNRILEIYQTVDFEVQTKQDDSPLTIADKKSNEVITKELTTLYPEIPILSEEGIHLSYEERKMWEYLWLVDPLDGTKEFIKKNGEFTVNIALIEKEKPVLGVIYAPVLDTVYFSKEGVGSFKLEKVSEYLKTGRDLIELANRLPLNVEKENTKVIASRSHMSKETKEYVNVLKKKVGEVDIISIGSSLKLCKVAEGEADIYPRFAPTMEWDTAAGQAIVEHSGGKVIHTDSEESLRYNKENLFNPWFIAKMNA, encoded by the coding sequence ATGGTTGGTAATATTAAACTACATGAAATTATTAATATAGCAATAAAAGCAGGAAATCGTATTTTAGAAATCTATCAAACGGTAGACTTTGAAGTTCAAACAAAACAGGACGACTCTCCTTTAACAATAGCAGATAAAAAATCAAATGAAGTGATTACGAAAGAGCTAACTACGCTTTATCCAGAAATCCCAATATTAAGTGAAGAGGGAATACACCTTTCCTATGAAGAAAGAAAAATGTGGGAGTATTTATGGTTAGTTGATCCTTTAGATGGAACAAAAGAATTTATTAAAAAAAATGGTGAGTTCACTGTAAATATTGCATTAATTGAAAAGGAAAAACCTGTGCTTGGGGTGATTTACGCTCCAGTTTTAGATACTGTTTATTTTTCAAAAGAAGGTGTAGGATCGTTTAAATTAGAAAAGGTTTCGGAATATTTGAAAACAGGTCGTGATCTAATTGAATTGGCTAATAGGTTACCTTTAAACGTAGAAAAAGAGAACACTAAAGTGATTGCAAGTCGATCACATATGTCCAAAGAGACAAAAGAATATGTCAATGTACTAAAGAAAAAAGTAGGGGAAGTAGATATTATCTCGATTGGAAGTTCATTAAAGCTCTGCAAGGTGGCTGAGGGAGAAGCGGATATTTATCCAAGGTTTGCTCCAACGATGGAATGGGATACAGCAGCTGGGCAAGCCATTGTTGAACATTCAGGTGGGAAGGTTATTCATACTGATAGTGAAGAGTCACTTCGCTATAATAAAGAGAATTTGTTTAATCCGTGGTTTATTGCAAAAATGAACGCTTGA
- a CDS encoding beta-1,6-N-acetylglucosaminyltransferase has product MNIAYLILAHKNPHQLERLIKAIYNDKDYFIIHYDGRSNETEYKDIQKTFATSENVYFPKRHKCYWGHFSIVEATLECIKFLNNNQITYDYAILLSGQDYPIKSPETIRKFLIKNNGYEFIHYEKLPNNNWKNGGMNRLNYPYFLGEYMLTFDGVYGGSQWWCLSKKCLEYILSFINTNPHYISFFKNEVYKFSDEMFFQTIIMNSSFKEKVICNDLKYIDWSKRTRPAILTFKDFKKLIYSNKLFARKFDFQKSAILLNMLDKYLKTR; this is encoded by the coding sequence ATGAATATTGCCTATTTAATATTAGCTCATAAAAACCCCCATCAACTTGAAAGGTTAATTAAAGCCATTTATAACGATAAAGATTATTTTATTATTCATTACGATGGACGTTCGAATGAAACGGAGTACAAAGATATACAAAAAACATTTGCTACTTCAGAAAATGTTTACTTTCCAAAAAGGCATAAATGTTATTGGGGACATTTTAGTATAGTAGAAGCGACATTAGAGTGTATTAAATTCTTGAATAATAACCAGATCACATATGATTATGCAATCCTATTAAGTGGACAGGATTATCCAATAAAAAGCCCTGAGACCATACGAAAATTTTTAATAAAAAATAATGGCTATGAATTTATACATTACGAGAAACTGCCTAATAACAATTGGAAGAATGGTGGAATGAATCGACTAAATTATCCGTATTTTTTGGGGGAATATATGCTTACTTTCGATGGAGTATACGGCGGATCCCAATGGTGGTGTTTATCAAAAAAATGCCTTGAATATATTTTGTCATTTATTAATACCAATCCTCACTATATATCTTTTTTTAAAAATGAAGTGTATAAGTTTTCAGATGAAATGTTTTTTCAAACGATTATTATGAATTCTTCCTTTAAAGAAAAAGTAATTTGTAATGACTTAAAATATATTGACTGGTCGAAAAGAACAAGACCTGCGATATTAACTTTTAAGGATTTCAAAAAATTAATATACTCTAATAAATTATTTGCTCGAAAGTTTGATTTTCAAAAAAGTGCTATATTGTTAAACATGCTGGATAAATATCTAAAAACAAGATAA
- a CDS encoding glycosyltransferase family 4 protein has translation MKVLMICTEKLPVPPIRGGAIQTYIEGVSSSLSKQYELTILGKDDPDLPNEEKIRNISYVRIPGGLFEIYERGVIEYLKENTFDIIHIFNRPRLVKSVRAVAPMSRLVLSMHNDMFKPEKIDQEEATIAIEQLDKIITVSDYIGQTIAEPFPQAKPKLKTIYSGVDIDRFAHPHSEQARKMRNKIRQEHNLQNKKVILFTGRLSANKGADILVKAMPKLAKKHPDAALVIVGSKWFSQNDVTDYVAYVRALADRLPIPVITTGFVSPDEIQNWFAAADIFVCPSQWQEPLARVHYEAMASGRPIVTTARGGNPEVIVENENGIVIKNPEDPQEFADRLSYLLSSPTLAKKMGEYGRSLAESKYTWKRVADDILSVWNEIEYKIKNNLTVTSEEVKEETVFAEVLNEPSVEDVVLGTEEAMETDDIFIPDVETVEEEVLITEVVSERVVEDTSDDKVEEAKVTRPLTKKEKIRAILFNELTKSNPFMESLLADAEDKVEDDNENELQQTVKSMLEGIEKQLLAKREEEAKPKEEPRHVVETVNDIATAKLFSNVKQFSRSRKKRRKNA, from the coding sequence ATGAAAGTTCTAATGATCTGTACTGAGAAACTTCCTGTCCCCCCCATTAGAGGTGGCGCGATACAAACGTATATAGAAGGTGTTTCTTCATCGTTATCAAAACAATACGAATTAACTATTTTAGGTAAGGACGATCCAGATCTTCCAAATGAAGAAAAAATCCGAAATATATCGTATGTACGTATCCCAGGTGGTTTATTTGAAATTTATGAGAGGGGGGTTATTGAGTATTTAAAAGAGAATACATTCGATATTATTCACATTTTTAATCGACCTCGACTAGTTAAAAGTGTAAGAGCTGTGGCACCTATGTCTAGACTCGTTTTAAGTATGCATAACGATATGTTTAAACCTGAAAAAATTGATCAAGAAGAAGCAACAATTGCGATAGAACAACTAGATAAAATTATTACCGTTAGTGATTATATCGGTCAAACGATCGCTGAGCCTTTTCCTCAAGCAAAACCAAAACTAAAAACGATCTATTCTGGTGTTGACATCGATCGCTTCGCACATCCGCATTCTGAACAAGCTCGCAAAATGCGTAATAAAATAAGACAAGAACATAATCTTCAAAATAAAAAAGTCATATTATTTACTGGAAGACTTTCTGCAAATAAAGGAGCAGATATTTTAGTTAAAGCAATGCCAAAGCTAGCGAAAAAGCATCCTGATGCTGCTTTAGTTATTGTCGGTAGTAAGTGGTTTAGCCAAAATGATGTGACGGATTATGTAGCATATGTTCGGGCACTAGCTGATAGATTACCTATTCCTGTCATAACGACGGGTTTCGTTTCACCAGACGAAATCCAAAATTGGTTTGCTGCTGCTGATATCTTTGTTTGTCCTTCGCAATGGCAAGAGCCGCTAGCTCGTGTACACTATGAAGCGATGGCTTCGGGGCGCCCGATTGTAACCACTGCAAGGGGAGGGAATCCTGAAGTAATTGTGGAAAATGAAAATGGAATCGTTATTAAAAATCCAGAAGATCCCCAAGAGTTTGCGGATCGGTTATCATATTTACTTTCAAGCCCTACTTTAGCAAAGAAAATGGGAGAGTACGGGCGGAGCCTTGCAGAAAGTAAGTATACGTGGAAACGTGTAGCTGATGATATTTTATCGGTATGGAATGAAATCGAATATAAGATTAAGAACAATCTTACAGTTACGAGTGAGGAAGTCAAGGAGGAAACGGTTTTCGCAGAAGTCTTAAACGAACCGTCAGTCGAAGATGTGGTGCTAGGTACTGAAGAAGCAATGGAAACAGACGACATATTCATACCAGATGTGGAAACTGTAGAAGAAGAAGTACTAATAACAGAAGTAGTGTCAGAACGTGTAGTAGAAGACACAAGTGATGACAAAGTAGAGGAAGCAAAAGTCACAAGACCGTTAACGAAAAAAGAAAAAATAAGAGCGATTTTATTTAACGAACTTACAAAAAGTAATCCTTTTATGGAGTCATTACTGGCAGATGCAGAGGATAAAGTGGAAGATGATAACGAGAACGAACTACAACAAACCGTAAAAAGTATGTTAGAAGGAATAGAAAAGCAGCTATTAGCGAAACGAGAAGAAGAAGCAAAGCCAAAAGAAGAACCAAGGCATGTAGTTGAAACCGTTAATGATATTGCGACAGCCAAGCTATTTTCAAATGTAAAGCAGTTTAGTAGAAGCCGAAAAAAACGTAGGAAAAATGCTTAA
- the galU gene encoding UTP--glucose-1-phosphate uridylyltransferase GalU, giving the protein MKIKKAIIPAAGYGTRSLPITKVLPKEMFPINGKPAIHYVVEEAVASGIEEILIVVSRNKNMIIDYFDRSLELETFLAETNKHHLLEKLSVPEAHIQFVRQPYAKGLGDALELGKPFINEEPFAVLLPDDLFIEKEQSLKQLIKVYEKFNSNVIGVQKVKKELLKNYGVIKEKNISTRLHEVVGIVEKPQTAPPSNLAVVGRYVLHPDIFSFLMKTKPGVGGEIQLTDALKEMLKERNCYGYEVSGERYDIGSHKDYYKLLKKMNNDKDYLDEL; this is encoded by the coding sequence ATGAAAATAAAAAAAGCCATTATTCCTGCTGCAGGATATGGAACGAGAAGTCTCCCGATAACTAAAGTTCTTCCAAAAGAAATGTTTCCTATCAATGGAAAGCCAGCTATTCATTATGTCGTTGAAGAAGCTGTAGCCTCAGGAATTGAGGAAATACTAATTGTCGTCTCGAGAAATAAAAATATGATTATTGATTATTTTGATAGATCACTTGAATTGGAAACATTTTTAGCGGAAACGAATAAACACCACTTGTTAGAAAAGTTATCGGTTCCAGAAGCACATATACAATTTGTACGTCAGCCGTATGCAAAGGGATTAGGTGATGCGTTGGAATTGGGAAAACCCTTTATCAATGAGGAGCCTTTTGCGGTTCTTCTTCCAGATGATCTGTTTATTGAAAAAGAACAGAGTTTAAAGCAATTAATTAAAGTTTATGAGAAGTTTAATAGTAATGTAATTGGAGTTCAAAAAGTAAAAAAAGAGTTGCTAAAAAATTATGGAGTCATTAAGGAAAAAAACATTTCAACTCGATTACATGAAGTTGTGGGTATTGTTGAAAAACCTCAAACTGCACCACCTTCCAACCTAGCTGTTGTAGGTCGGTATGTTTTACATCCCGATATTTTTTCGTTTCTAATGAAAACGAAACCAGGAGTTGGTGGTGAAATTCAATTAACTGATGCTTTAAAAGAGATGTTAAAAGAAAGAAACTGCTATGGGTATGAGGTTTCGGGAGAACGTTATGATATTGGCTCACATAAAGACTATTATAAATTATTAAAGAAGATGAATAATGATAAAGATTACTTGGATGAACTATAA